From a single Acidobacteriota bacterium genomic region:
- a CDS encoding TonB-dependent receptor has translation MVSGSSKAQVLYGSIVGNVKDKSDAVVSGATVKITHRETNKSRETLTNQDGSFNFPTVQTGIYDVVVSRQGFKTYTRSNVDVTLNSLTRADIQLEVGQVSETISVTADAALLQTDRAEVRSELTSQTLLNVPIPPGRNYQQLLRALPGITPPNNAHSVPTNPSRALQYNVNGTTSSSNNVRIDGASQYNLFLPHVTAYVPSLEAIETVNVVTNNFDAEQGLAGGAAINVQIKSGTNNLHGSAFEYHDDNHTKARPWNLTPINGVAQDKPKRVYNQFGGTLGGPIIKDRLFYFASYEGTNDRQLGARLLTLPTAEMRNGDLSGGGLGIYDPATGNAIGQNRTAFTGGIIPSNRIDPISKLILKDLPLPNRAGYTNNFYATAPYSFDRKTVDAKVNYNVNEKLTTYGRFSFLNYKQLNPGALGPLDGVGTAPQGGNTGVGSGNTYGMTVAGVYTVNPNFVIDANVGYTKQGTSSEQGFLDQKIGLDVLKIPGTNGARDFENGWPRFAISGFANLGVQDAFMPYTRNDPQWVYVTNFNWTKRNHNIRFGMDIARQTLNHLQAEWNGGGTAEPGSGGFVFGQGPTQLCNTPNSAGTACSSFTQGNQFNSFATFLLGNYTSAGRTYLVQPPIIFKSRAYSFYVRDGWQVNQKLTLTLGTRYEYYPMPQREDRGIERYDFATNTMLVCGVGSVPKDCGVKLSKKLFSPRLGIAYRINDSFVVRTGYGLTYDPISLARTFRTNYPMLLAFNVVAPNSAAPAGLLKDGIPATPLVPITDGRAAVPGTVNVLTLGDEFKRPYIQSWNLVLEKNIGWGFVASAGYIATRTIGQSGQINVNAGLVGGGTASEPLNKKFGRVASTSLQNGIFNSHYDSMQANLKRRFSNGLQMEASYTWSKSIGMANLGGDNDSGLAIQDPNFIYLNRSINRINIPHNFQFSGAWELPFGKGKRWLSDNAVASALTGGWQLSWLYGAFSGYPFSVTTSGTSLNAPGSTQRADQVKADVKKLGGIGRGTPYYDPTAFAPVTSARFGTVGFNTLTSPGTSNLDLGLFREFRITEGIKLQFRVEAFNATNTPHFSAPGASASSPSRDANGNILLDANGLPRLNGFMEVTSTRSYGREGIDERVFRFGLRLSF, from the coding sequence ATGGTTTCAGGATCAAGCAAAGCTCAAGTCCTTTATGGGTCCATCGTCGGAAATGTTAAGGATAAGTCCGATGCGGTTGTCAGTGGGGCGACAGTCAAAATCACCCATCGAGAGACAAACAAATCTCGCGAAACGCTGACCAATCAAGATGGCAGTTTTAATTTCCCTACTGTGCAAACCGGAATATATGATGTTGTTGTCAGCAGACAAGGGTTCAAAACCTATACGCGCAGCAATGTTGATGTCACCTTAAACAGCCTCACACGGGCAGACATTCAGTTGGAAGTCGGCCAGGTATCCGAAACGATTTCTGTCACCGCTGACGCGGCGCTTTTGCAAACCGACCGGGCCGAGGTCAGGTCTGAATTGACCAGCCAGACTTTGTTGAATGTCCCCATTCCGCCAGGACGAAATTATCAACAATTGCTGCGCGCATTGCCGGGCATCACACCGCCCAATAATGCGCACTCCGTTCCGACGAACCCATCGCGCGCATTGCAGTACAACGTCAATGGAACGACATCCAGCTCGAACAACGTGCGCATTGACGGCGCCAGCCAGTACAACCTGTTTCTGCCGCACGTCACCGCCTATGTTCCTTCGCTGGAAGCGATTGAGACCGTCAACGTCGTGACCAACAACTTCGACGCGGAGCAAGGTCTGGCGGGCGGCGCGGCCATCAACGTCCAAATCAAAAGCGGCACCAACAACCTGCACGGGTCGGCCTTTGAATACCACGACGACAATCACACCAAAGCGCGTCCCTGGAATCTGACGCCGATCAACGGCGTGGCTCAGGACAAACCCAAACGCGTTTACAACCAGTTTGGCGGAACCTTGGGCGGCCCGATCATCAAAGACAGACTGTTTTATTTCGCCAGTTACGAAGGCACGAATGACCGCCAACTGGGCGCTCGATTGTTGACGCTGCCGACGGCGGAAATGCGCAATGGCGATCTTTCCGGCGGCGGGCTTGGCATTTATGACCCGGCGACCGGCAATGCGATTGGCCAAAACCGCACCGCATTCACGGGCGGCATCATTCCCTCCAATCGGATTGACCCGATTTCCAAACTGATTCTGAAAGATTTGCCACTGCCGAACCGGGCCGGATACACCAACAACTTCTATGCGACGGCGCCCTACTCTTTTGACCGGAAAACGGTTGACGCCAAGGTCAATTACAACGTCAACGAAAAACTCACGACCTACGGACGATTCAGCTTCCTGAATTACAAGCAATTGAACCCAGGCGCATTGGGGCCGCTGGATGGCGTGGGCACCGCGCCGCAGGGCGGGAACACGGGCGTGGGTTCGGGCAACACGTATGGTATGACCGTTGCGGGAGTGTATACGGTCAATCCGAACTTCGTCATTGACGCCAACGTCGGATACACAAAACAGGGAACCAGTTCCGAACAGGGCTTCCTGGATCAAAAGATCGGTTTGGATGTGTTGAAGATTCCGGGCACGAACGGCGCGCGGGATTTTGAAAACGGCTGGCCGCGATTTGCCATTTCGGGGTTTGCAAATCTGGGAGTGCAGGATGCGTTCATGCCTTACACGCGCAATGATCCGCAGTGGGTGTATGTGACGAACTTCAACTGGACGAAGCGCAATCACAACATCCGCTTCGGAATGGACATCGCGCGGCAAACGCTGAATCACCTGCAAGCCGAATGGAATGGCGGCGGCACCGCAGAACCCGGTTCCGGTGGTTTTGTGTTTGGCCAAGGGCCAACGCAATTGTGCAACACTCCCAATTCTGCCGGAACAGCTTGTTCAAGCTTCACTCAAGGCAATCAGTTCAATTCTTTCGCCACATTTCTATTGGGGAACTACACCAGCGCTGGACGCACCTATTTGGTGCAACCGCCGATCATCTTCAAATCCAGAGCCTACAGTTTTTATGTACGTGACGGATGGCAGGTGAATCAGAAATTGACGCTTACCCTAGGCACTCGATACGAGTATTACCCGATGCCGCAACGCGAAGATCGCGGCATCGAGCGGTACGATTTCGCCACCAACACGATGCTGGTTTGCGGCGTGGGCAGCGTGCCGAAAGATTGCGGCGTGAAACTGAGCAAGAAACTGTTCTCGCCTCGCCTGGGCATCGCTTACCGCATCAATGATTCGTTCGTCGTGCGTACGGGTTACGGATTGACCTACGATCCGATCAGTCTGGCGCGCACCTTCCGCACGAACTATCCGATGCTGTTGGCGTTCAACGTGGTAGCGCCGAACTCGGCAGCGCCTGCGGGGTTGTTGAAAGACGGAATTCCTGCGACGCCGCTGGTTCCCATCACGGATGGCAGAGCCGCGGTTCCCGGCACAGTCAACGTGTTGACCCTGGGCGATGAATTCAAACGCCCGTACATTCAGTCGTGGAATCTGGTGTTGGAAAAGAACATTGGCTGGGGCTTTGTGGCGTCCGCTGGCTACATCGCAACGCGCACCATCGGGCAATCCGGTCAAATCAACGTCAACGCCGGGTTGGTTGGCGGCGGCACGGCCAGCGAACCACTCAATAAGAAATTCGGGCGCGTCGCTTCCACCAGTTTGCAAAATGGAATCTTCAATTCGCATTACGATTCGATGCAGGCCAACCTGAAGCGGCGGTTTTCCAACGGATTGCAAATGGAGGCGTCTTACACCTGGTCGAAATCCATCGGCATGGCCAATCTGGGCGGAGACAACGACAGCGGTCTGGCAATTCAAGATCCAAATTTCATTTACCTCAATCGTTCGATCAATCGCATCAACATCCCGCACAACTTCCAATTCTCCGGCGCATGGGAATTGCCCTTCGGCAAAGGCAAACGCTGGTTGAGTGACAATGCGGTTGCCTCGGCGCTGACAGGTGGCTGGCAATTGAGCTGGCTCTATGGAGCGTTTTCCGGGTACCCGTTCAGCGTGACGACGAGCGGTACCTCTTTGAACGCTCCGGGCAGCACGCAACGCGCCGATCAGGTGAAAGCTGATGTGAAAAAACTGGGCGGCATTGGCCGTGGCACCCCGTACTACGATCCAACTGCGTTTGCGCCTGTTACCTCGGCGCGGTTTGGCACGGTTGGGTTCAATACGTTGACCAGTCCAGGCACATCCAATCTTGACTTGGGTCTTTTCCGCGAGTTCCGCATCACAGAGGGCATCAAGCTGCAATTCCGCGTCGAAGCATTTAATGCGACCAACACACCGCATTTCAGTGCTCCGGGCGCCAGCGCTTCTTCACCGTCCAGAGATGCAAACGGGAATATTCTGCTGGATGCCAATGGCCTGCCAAGATTGAATGGCTTTATGGAAGTCACCAGCACACGTTCATACGGACGTGAAGGCATTGACGAACGCGTTTTCCGATTCGGTCTCCGCCTGAGCTTCTAA